GGCGCTGTGTGTGCGCTCATGCTGCCGCAGGTCCGAGGGCCGCTTGAAGGCCTTCTGGCACTCGCCGCAGCGGAAGGGCCGCTCCCCACTTGGCGTGCACGGGTGCTGCAGCAGCTCCGACGACTCCTTGAAATGCAACTCGCACACATTGCAGCGGAACAGGTGGTGCTCGCCCGAGTGCGCGTACATGTGGCGCACCAGGTGAGAGCGGTGCTTGAAGGTCTTCTCGCAGACTGCGCACTTGTAGGGCCGCTCGGAGCTGTGCGTGCGCTTGTGGTGCACCAGGTGCGACGACTGGCTGAAGCTTTTGTCACACAGCGTGCACTTGTAGGGCTTCTCACCGGTGTGGATCCGCTCATGCCGAGAGAGCTCCGACAGGTGCTTGAAGGGCTTTTGGCAGATGGGGCAGCTGTAGGGCTTGTCGGCCTGTTCAGCAGGGGTGACAGTGGAAGGCGCGGGTGCTGCGGGAAGCGACGGGGCGGCTGTGGTGGCCGGCTCCGCTGCCTCGGCTGGCTTGTAGGTCTTTTCACAGATGGAACACTTCACCAGGCCACTGTGGGAGCTGTGGTGCTGTGCCAGTGAGGTGAGTAGTGAGAAGCCCATCTTGCAGACCCCACAGACGAAGGGCTTCTGCTCAGCCTGCACGCACTGGTGCTCCAGCAGGTCAGTGGCCTGGTGGAAGATCTTGAGACACTGTGTGCACTGGAATGAGCGGTCATGGCCCGCCAGACACTGGTGCTCATGCGGACTGGACAGGTGCGCCAGGTCGTGACCACACACGCCACATTTGGGGCCTGGCTCTCCTGCTGCCTGCAGGGGTGCGTGTTGTGGGGGCTGCAGGCCGGGGTCTGGCTGCAGGAGGATGCCATAGACGGCACAGCCCAGGGGGTTCTCTGCCGTGCCCGGAGGCAGCGTGTGCTCTGCCAGGGCTGGCGGTGGCTCTGCATGGTGCTGAGGCTGCGGTGGCTGTGGCTGCTGCGGCTGCGTCTGTGGCGGCTGTTGCCAGCTTTCCGACATGCTTGGGAAGATGAAACAGGGTTTGGAGAGTAATGGCTTCAGTTTCCCGCTTCACGTGACCCGATCCAGAGAGAGAAGCTGCCCGATCACAGAGATGGACAAGGACCTCAGACAAGGCACAGAAGAGGGGCTGGTCAGACAGCCCAAGTCAGTAACCAAGCGGACAGACTACAAGGCTCTGCCTACAGGACATGGGGGCTCTTCAAGGGAGGGTCCCAGCAGTGGCGGGGAGGCTCTCCCTTCCCCAGTGATCCGTTCTgtagagaagagagaaagtaTGAGCTCGAGGAAGGAACAAGCAGCAGTTTCCTGGGCCCTCTCCCTGTCCTGCCCGCACTCACCACACCATCACAAACCACACATCGGGGAAGGCAGAGGTGCTCAGGGCTGCAGGACTCCTCCCTTCTTAGGCAATCAGAGAGGTCTGCAGCCAGCTCAGCTCCTCCAGGCAGAGGAAATCACAGCggcctccacccccacccacctcagTGCCCTGCCCCTGGGCCAGGACATCCCAGCCTCCACAAGTCCCCTCCAGCTTCCTGCCAACCCTTTAGCTGAGACTCACAGGTGAGAGTCCGGGGTTATCTGCCTACAATACAGAATCCTCCTTAAGGCCCCCGGCTCCTCTCTTGTTGCTACCCTGAGTCTCAATACGGGCCACACCACTTAGAGCTAAGGAGGCCAGACCTCCCAGGTCTGAGAGCCCAGTGGCAAATGGCCTCTGACAGTCAATATTTAGGACAACTACGTGGAACCAAGGACCATTTCAAAAACTCTCACCTATGAGGGACTGACCACACCCCTTCAACTATCCCTGACCACAGGCCCATTCTCTCTCCGCGTGACAGGATGGGTGGCCCTACAGGAACCAGAGCCCATAGGTGATGGGGGCTAGATGAGAGGGCCACAGAACCACCCAGGCTTGATGTCCACACAGCAGAACTTCCTCACTCTGGTTCTCTCCcagaactcacacacacacacacacacacacaaagtcctAAATCCTCTGAATCTCATAGTGTCAAGGCCTGCAGGAAAATGTAAGA
This sequence is a window from Gorilla gorilla gorilla isolate KB3781 chromosome 18, NHGRI_mGorGor1-v2.1_pri, whole genome shotgun sequence. Protein-coding genes within it:
- the ZNF319 gene encoding zinc finger protein 319, with the translated sequence MSESWQQPPQTQPQQPQPPQPQHHAEPPPALAEHTLPPGTAENPLGCAVYGILLQPDPGLQPPQHAPLQAAGEPGPKCGVCGHDLAHLSSPHEHQCLAGHDRSFQCTQCLKIFHQATDLLEHQCVQAEQKPFVCGVCKMGFSLLTSLAQHHSSHSGLVKCSICEKTYKPAEAAEPATTAAPSLPAAPAPSTVTPAEQADKPYSCPICQKPFKHLSELSRHERIHTGEKPYKCTLCDKSFSQSSHLVHHKRTHSSERPYKCAVCEKTFKHRSHLVRHMYAHSGEHHLFRCNVCELHFKESSELLQHPCTPSGERPFRCGECQKAFKRPSDLRQHERTHSAERPFKCDLCPMGFKQQYALMRHRRTHKTEEPFKCGLCEKGFGQPSHLLYHQHVHTLETLFKCPVCQKGFDQSAELLRHKCLPGAAERPFKCPVCNKAYKRASALQKHQLAHCAAAEKPLRCTLCERRFFSSSEFVQHRCDPAREKPLKCPDCEKRFKYASDLQRHRRVHTGEKPYKCPNCDKAFKQREHLNKHQGVHAREQQFKCVWCGERFLDVALLQEHSAQHSAAAAAAEGAYQVAACLP